A single genomic interval of Candidatus Zixiibacteriota bacterium harbors:
- a CDS encoding FlgO family outer membrane protein, whose product MPDSDPNDITRSHVQLAHGNIIGHYRIIEKIGSGGMGEVYLAEDTELNRKVALKFLASHLCRDADCRARFRREAQAAAKLDHPNIIQVHEVSEYSGHPFIAMQYVEGCSLKDYIAQQKLSLPRILELGMQICDGLEAAHKAGVIHRDIKPSNILIDSHGRARIVDFGLAAVRGADHLTRTGSTLGTLHYMSPEQTRGESMGEPSDIFSFGVVLYEMIAGQLPFKGEHEPAILHSIGYEEPEPLARFRAGIPDELQRIIGKMLAKQKNERYQHADDLLADLKHAASLLGSFPGLRKHRLRVVVPSIIAVGVLVLALVLKPWKFEISPTHETQASTNWLAVMYFDNITDPADSKRLGEIATNLLITGLSQSEYVKVMSSQRLYDLLKQMGKEGVKTIDRATASQIARKAEAKWMLTGSILQSEPRIVLTSQLIDVASGGVIASQRVTGNSGEDIFAVIDRLTEDVKKSSALPATVRTESSVKIADVTTHSPEAYRHYLEGLEYWNKYYNEEGRSCMHEAIEYDSTFADAYAMLAMMSDFGTPEFEKAITQAMKYVDRASDRDRQRLTSMLNALQGNYDEAIAVTRDYLVRYPDDKEFWYGLAGMYSGSGRARNSDSIIVCCNRALALDPNFRMAQNLLAYALDESGRHKEAIDAINKYIQLAPNEANPYDSRGDLYAASGKLDSALDSYQKALSIKPDFQESLKKKGYMYMFLGQYPQAENAFRSYFSNLGKPARGYWRASLTYISIYRGKFREALRIADECIAANKVDDLENTNNPH is encoded by the coding sequence ATGCCGGACAGCGATCCGAACGACATTACCCGATCGCACGTTCAACTCGCACACGGCAACATAATCGGGCACTACCGGATCATCGAGAAGATCGGATCCGGCGGGATGGGAGAAGTCTATCTCGCCGAGGACACTGAACTCAATCGTAAGGTCGCTCTTAAGTTCCTCGCTTCACATCTGTGCCGGGATGCCGACTGCCGAGCCCGATTCAGACGTGAGGCTCAGGCCGCGGCTAAGCTTGATCATCCCAATATCATTCAAGTGCATGAAGTAAGTGAGTATAGTGGCCACCCATTTATTGCTATGCAGTATGTGGAAGGCTGCTCGTTGAAAGACTATATCGCGCAACAAAAACTTTCTCTCCCGAGGATTCTCGAATTAGGTATGCAGATTTGCGATGGCTTAGAGGCGGCTCACAAGGCGGGTGTAATCCATCGGGATATCAAGCCGTCGAACATCCTAATCGATTCCCACGGCCGGGCTCGGATAGTCGATTTTGGTCTGGCCGCAGTCAGGGGAGCCGATCATTTGACCAGGACTGGTTCGACTCTGGGAACCCTGCATTATATGTCTCCCGAACAAACTCGGGGAGAGTCCATGGGTGAACCGTCGGATATCTTCTCCTTCGGCGTCGTGCTATATGAGATGATTGCCGGTCAATTACCCTTTAAGGGAGAACATGAACCGGCTATTCTACATTCAATTGGATATGAGGAGCCTGAACCGCTGGCGCGCTTCAGGGCGGGCATACCCGATGAGCTGCAACGAATCATCGGCAAGATGCTTGCGAAGCAGAAAAATGAACGATACCAGCATGCCGATGACCTGCTGGCGGACCTTAAACATGCGGCATCATTGCTTGGTAGCTTTCCCGGTCTTCGAAAGCACCGGCTGCGTGTTGTTGTTCCGTCGATCATAGCGGTCGGCGTCTTAGTACTGGCTCTGGTCTTAAAACCATGGAAATTTGAGATATCGCCCACGCATGAAACGCAGGCCTCCACAAACTGGCTGGCGGTGATGTATTTTGACAATATCACCGATCCTGCCGATTCTAAACGTCTCGGCGAAATAGCTACCAATTTATTGATCACCGGATTGTCTCAGTCTGAATATGTGAAAGTAATGTCAAGCCAGCGTCTCTATGATCTGCTCAAGCAGATGGGCAAGGAGGGAGTTAAGACGATCGACCGAGCGACCGCCTCACAAATTGCCCGAAAGGCGGAAGCCAAATGGATGCTGACCGGCTCGATATTGCAGAGCGAACCGCGAATCGTGCTGACTTCGCAATTGATCGACGTTGCCAGTGGAGGAGTGATCGCCAGCCAGCGGGTCACCGGGAATTCGGGTGAAGATATCTTTGCCGTCATTGATCGCTTAACGGAAGATGTAAAGAAGAGCAGCGCCTTGCCGGCGACAGTCAGAACTGAATCGTCTGTGAAGATTGCCGACGTTACAACCCATTCGCCTGAGGCGTACAGGCATTACCTCGAAGGACTTGAGTATTGGAATAAGTACTATAATGAAGAAGGTCGGAGCTGCATGCATGAAGCCATTGAATACGATTCGACATTTGCCGATGCCTATGCGATGCTGGCCATGATGTCTGACTTCGGTACCCCTGAATTTGAGAAAGCTATAACACAGGCCATGAAATATGTCGACCGGGCCAGCGACCGGGACCGCCAGCGTCTTACATCCATGCTAAACGCCTTGCAAGGCAATTATGACGAAGCGATTGCCGTTACACGAGACTATCTCGTCCGCTACCCGGATGACAAGGAATTCTGGTATGGACTCGCGGGTATGTACAGTGGGTCAGGCAGAGCCAGGAATTCTGACTCTATCATTGTGTGCTGTAATCGTGCGTTAGCCCTTGACCCCAATTTTCGCATGGCGCAGAACCTGCTGGCGTATGCGCTTGATGAGTCGGGTCGGCACAAAGAAGCAATTGACGCTATCAATAAGTATATCCAACTGGCTCCCAATGAAGCTAATCCTTACGATTCGCGCGGAGATCTGTACGCGGCGTCCGGAAAACTTGATTCCGCTCTGGATTCATATCAGAAAGCTCTCTCAATTAAGCCTGATTTTCAGGAGTCGCTCAAGAAGAAAGGCTATATGTATATGTTCCTGGGTCAATATCCGCAGGCAGAGAATGCCTTCCGCTCCTATTTTTCCAACCTCGGCAAGCCGGCGCGAGGTTATTGGCGCGCCTCGTTAACATATATATCGATTTATCGCGGAAAATTCCGTGAGGCGCTGCGGATCGCCGATGAATGCATTGCCGCCAACAAAGTAGACGACCTGGAAAACACAAACAATCCTCATTGA
- a CDS encoding protein kinase produces the protein MESDAGEGKTESYPMLTKGTLIGHYKVVEKIGAGGMGEVYLAEDTELNRKVALKFLPPHLCQDADCRARLKREAQAAAKLDHPNIIQVYEVSEYQGRPFFAMQHIEGESLADFIKKRDNSIQKIIDLSIQICEGLNKAHQAGIIHRDIKPSNILIDHDGRAKILDFGLAAIRGDKKLTKTGSTMGTLHYMSHEQTRGEEVDQRSDIFSFGAVLYEMITGHLPFKGDHEPAIIYSIGYEEPEPLARYKSDVPDELQRIVSKALAKDKNLRYQHADEIAADLKRISQQSEFYVLIKGPSIAVLPFANLSSDPEQEYFCDGMAEEIINALSQLENLRVIARTSAFSFKGKNEDVREIGRKLGVETLLEGSVRKAGNHLRVTAQLIVVKDGSHLWSDRYDKEMKDVFAIQDEISLAIVERLKINLLGNERGNMVRIRAHNVEAYNLYLQGRYYWNRRMPKEIRKAIAFFEQAIAKDPDFALAYSGLADCYSMLNQAWDLSPVEAFSKAKALALKALEKDELLAEAHASLAFIARNYDWDWPKAEREFRQAIELNPGYATAHHWYAMQLRSMKRTKEAMEEIRKAQTLDPLSVIIRVAYALILDERGELAAAEEQCQEILNMDPTSPLGHFARIGIYTRRGMHDEATREYLEFAAVWKGYDSNDLAALRKIYRESGYHACWQKHVELLKQYAGQRYIPAVAIAAAYARLGESDQAFEWLERAYQERCPRMVDLGTDSDFGDLISDQRFAAMLKKMGLDA, from the coding sequence ATGGAATCCGATGCAGGTGAAGGAAAAACGGAATCCTATCCAATGTTAACTAAAGGCACTCTCATTGGTCATTATAAGGTTGTAGAGAAGATCGGCGCCGGTGGGATGGGTGAGGTGTACCTTGCTGAGGACACCGAGCTCAACCGGAAGGTAGCCCTCAAATTCCTTCCCCCTCATCTTTGTCAGGATGCTGACTGCCGCGCCCGGCTCAAACGAGAAGCACAAGCCGCCGCCAAACTCGATCACCCCAATATCATACAGGTTTATGAAGTCTCGGAATACCAAGGGCGACCCTTTTTTGCTATGCAGCATATTGAAGGCGAATCGCTGGCCGATTTTATCAAGAAGCGGGATAATTCTATTCAGAAGATCATTGATCTATCAATCCAGATCTGCGAAGGACTGAATAAAGCTCATCAAGCAGGAATAATTCACCGAGATATTAAGCCTTCTAATATTCTGATTGACCATGATGGTAGAGCAAAGATTCTTGATTTCGGCTTGGCAGCTATCAGAGGGGACAAAAAACTCACTAAGACTGGTTCAACCATGGGGACATTGCATTACATGTCCCACGAGCAGACGCGTGGGGAGGAAGTTGACCAGCGGTCGGACATATTCTCTTTCGGGGCTGTCCTATATGAAATGATCACTGGCCATCTGCCTTTCAAGGGTGACCATGAACCAGCCATTATATATTCTATCGGATATGAAGAACCGGAGCCTCTGGCACGCTATAAGTCCGACGTTCCAGATGAACTCCAGCGCATTGTAAGCAAAGCACTTGCTAAGGATAAGAATCTGCGGTACCAGCATGCGGACGAGATAGCGGCAGATTTGAAAAGAATCAGCCAACAATCTGAATTTTATGTTCTGATAAAAGGGCCTTCCATTGCGGTGCTCCCATTTGCCAATTTGAGTTCTGACCCGGAACAAGAGTATTTTTGTGACGGCATGGCCGAGGAAATAATCAATGCCCTTTCACAATTGGAAAACCTGCGGGTTATCGCCCGAACCTCCGCCTTTTCGTTTAAGGGCAAAAACGAGGATGTCCGCGAAATCGGGCGAAAGCTCGGAGTGGAAACGCTGTTGGAAGGCAGTGTTCGCAAGGCAGGCAACCATTTGCGAGTAACGGCGCAACTGATCGTAGTAAAAGACGGTTCTCATCTCTGGTCGGACCGATATGACAAGGAAATGAAGGATGTTTTTGCAATTCAAGATGAGATATCTCTTGCGATTGTGGAGAGACTGAAAATCAATCTGCTGGGAAATGAAAGGGGCAACATGGTAAGAATTCGAGCCCACAACGTTGAGGCCTACAATCTCTATTTGCAGGGTCGTTACTACTGGAACAGAAGAATGCCCAAGGAGATCAGAAAGGCGATCGCCTTTTTCGAACAGGCAATTGCGAAAGACCCGGATTTCGCCCTCGCCTACTCCGGCTTGGCCGATTGCTACAGTATGCTGAATCAGGCCTGGGACCTTTCTCCCGTTGAGGCCTTTTCGAAAGCCAAGGCGTTGGCCTTAAAAGCACTTGAAAAGGACGAATTGCTGGCCGAAGCCCATGCCTCGCTGGCATTCATAGCACGCAACTATGATTGGGATTGGCCAAAAGCGGAACGTGAATTCAGGCAGGCTATTGAGTTGAACCCCGGATATGCCACCGCACATCATTGGTATGCCATGCAATTACGGTCTATGAAACGGACAAAAGAAGCGATGGAAGAAATCCGGAAGGCTCAAACACTTGACCCGCTTTCTGTGATCATCAGAGTCGCTTACGCATTGATTCTCGACGAGCGGGGCGAGCTTGCTGCGGCGGAGGAACAATGCCAGGAAATCCTGAACATGGATCCGACTTCTCCCCTGGGACACTTTGCCCGGATAGGTATATATACACGGCGCGGGATGCACGATGAGGCCACCAGGGAGTATTTGGAATTTGCGGCTGTTTGGAAAGGTTATGACTCCAATGATCTTGCAGCACTAAGAAAAATATACCGGGAATCAGGGTATCATGCCTGCTGGCAAAAACATGTTGAATTGCTGAAGCAATACGCTGGTCAACGCTATATTCCTGCTGTCGCCATAGCGGCAGCCTATGCCCGGCTGGGCGAATCGGATCAGGCCTTTGAGTGGCTCGAAAGAGCATATCAGGAACGCTGCCCTAGAATGGTAGACCTCGGAACTGATTCGGATTTCGGCGATCTTATCTCGGACCAACGGTTCGCCGCTATGTTAAAGAAAATGGGACTGGATGCATAA
- a CDS encoding DUF169 domain-containing protein: MESRISKELKLQFSPVAILFSNDQPDEAIQFKKGKWGCVVSMLTAASRGKTAVINRETCGCLGGKVGLCFGDAYREFPGGIEYFLSTGRGEGHREGEAYIKTPELARTKIAQMPITDIPFTYVIFRPLELVDETKETPVLICFYANPDQISALTVLANYGKPGIDNVIVRFGAGCHSICMLPYHESLREQPRAVMGMFDISARPQVPPDILSFTVPFAMFKEMESDLPGSFLEKEAWHKVRARIPDPNKSL, encoded by the coding sequence ATGGAAAGCAGAATCAGCAAAGAACTGAAACTTCAGTTTTCTCCGGTGGCGATTCTTTTCAGCAACGACCAGCCGGATGAGGCAATTCAATTCAAAAAAGGCAAATGGGGATGTGTCGTGTCGATGCTCACCGCTGCGAGCAGAGGGAAAACCGCCGTTATCAACCGCGAAACCTGCGGCTGTCTGGGGGGAAAAGTCGGCTTGTGCTTTGGCGATGCCTACCGCGAGTTTCCCGGTGGAATCGAGTATTTCCTCTCGACCGGGCGGGGTGAGGGGCACCGCGAGGGTGAGGCATATATCAAAACACCGGAACTGGCCAGAACGAAAATTGCCCAGATGCCGATTACCGACATTCCGTTTACCTATGTCATTTTCAGGCCGCTGGAATTGGTGGATGAGACCAAAGAAACTCCCGTCCTGATCTGTTTCTATGCCAATCCCGACCAGATTTCCGCCCTGACCGTTCTGGCCAATTATGGGAAACCGGGGATCGACAATGTCATTGTCCGCTTTGGCGCCGGATGTCACAGTATCTGTATGCTGCCGTATCATGAATCATTACGGGAGCAGCCGCGGGCGGTCATGGGGATGTTCGATATTTCGGCCCGGCCGCAGGTACCCCCGGATATTCTAAGTTTCACAGTCCCGTTTGCGATGTTCAAAGAGATGGAATCCGATCTGCCGGGAAGTTTTCTGGAAAAAGAAGCCTGGCATAAGGTCCGCGCCCGTATCCCCGATCCGAACAAGAGCCTATAG
- a CDS encoding AI-2E family transporter, giving the protein MKREYFLISLFLLIVAIFFYLFYKMMAPLFIPIAWGAILAIVFYPLYKRVNRKVKSPGWAALLICIFVFFVIIGPALYILANLVGEASDAFNRVNTLYESGELSNYLARVAPFFDKIRLKLYAAYPDLAKINFESTIKDIITTVTTVIGAKATTVVANITKTIFQFFLTIFAMYYFFRDGNKVVSFLKRMTPLSSDQVGVTYSYLKEVVEGTMYGGVVMAIIQGSLGGILFAIMGISSPVFWGAVMGFLSFLPILGPFLIYIPAGLILILAGSPVKGILTLFIGTVVISQVDNFVRPLLFRGKTQMHTFLMFFSIMGGMAMFGLIGIVLGPLITAIFMTILKVFEFKLHPESGPIDYTT; this is encoded by the coding sequence ATGAAAAGAGAATATTTTCTTATCTCGTTATTTCTTCTGATAGTCGCCATCTTCTTTTATCTCTTCTATAAAATGATGGCGCCGCTGTTTATTCCCATCGCCTGGGGGGCGATCCTGGCGATTGTCTTTTATCCTCTCTATAAGCGGGTCAACCGGAAAGTCAAATCGCCCGGCTGGGCGGCGCTGCTGATATGTATTTTTGTATTTTTTGTGATTATCGGCCCGGCGCTGTACATTCTGGCCAATCTGGTCGGCGAAGCTTCTGATGCGTTCAATCGTGTCAACACCCTTTATGAAAGCGGGGAGTTGAGCAACTATCTTGCGCGGGTAGCACCGTTTTTCGACAAAATCAGATTGAAACTCTATGCCGCCTATCCGGACTTGGCCAAGATAAATTTCGAGTCAACCATCAAAGATATAATCACTACTGTCACGACTGTGATCGGCGCCAAGGCAACCACGGTTGTCGCCAATATCACCAAGACCATTTTTCAATTTTTCCTGACCATATTTGCCATGTATTATTTTTTCCGTGACGGCAACAAGGTGGTTTCATTTCTCAAACGGATGACCCCGCTGAGTTCCGACCAGGTGGGAGTTACCTATTCTTATCTCAAAGAAGTTGTTGAGGGAACCATGTACGGCGGGGTGGTGATGGCGATCATACAGGGCTCACTCGGCGGCATCCTCTTCGCGATCATGGGTATTTCCTCGCCCGTATTCTGGGGCGCGGTGATGGGATTTCTGTCGTTCCTGCCTATTCTGGGGCCTTTTCTGATTTATATCCCGGCTGGTCTTATTCTAATTCTGGCCGGCTCGCCGGTGAAAGGAATTCTGACATTGTTTATCGGCACGGTGGTGATAAGCCAGGTCGATAATTTCGTCCGTCCGCTTCTATTTCGCGGCAAGACCCAGATGCATACTTTCCTGATGTTTTTTTCCATTATGGGCGGGATGGCAATGTTCGGCTTGATCGGTATTGTCCTGGGGCCGCTTATTACGGCCATATTCATGACTATCCTGAAAGTATTCGAGTTCAAGCTTCACCCCGAATCCGGCCCGATTGACTATACGACGTGA
- the mutM gene encoding bifunctional DNA-formamidopyrimidine glycosylase/DNA-(apurinic or apyrimidinic site) lyase: MPELPEVETVVRGLRRTVLNQIIDSLYINSPRIARAYFEGDIDKLRGKKFIAIRRRGKNILMDLSDGHTLWVHLKMTGHFYYLPKKAPIDKHDHLIFYFRDSHYSLHFNDYRRFGRVRLLKTGELSSRQGLNDLGPEPLEIKPDAFIALFRSAKRMIKPALLDQTFLAGLGNIYADEALYLARIHPKRSTDSLPKKKLEELYRAIQQVLRKAINKMGTSVDTFAGVDGKPGGFQHYLKAYGREGEPCFRCGAAIRRQKIGSRSAHYCPRCQRLR, translated from the coding sequence ATGCCGGAACTACCCGAAGTTGAGACTGTTGTCCGGGGGCTCCGCCGAACCGTCCTGAATCAAATCATTGATTCCCTCTATATAAATTCCCCCCGGATCGCCCGAGCTTATTTTGAGGGGGATATTGATAAACTTCGCGGCAAGAAATTCATCGCTATCCGGCGGCGAGGGAAAAATATCTTGATGGACTTGTCCGATGGGCACACCCTCTGGGTGCATCTGAAAATGACCGGCCATTTCTATTATCTTCCGAAAAAAGCGCCCATTGATAAACATGACCATCTGATTTTTTATTTCCGGGATAGTCATTATTCACTCCATTTCAACGACTATCGCCGCTTCGGGCGCGTTCGACTCCTGAAAACAGGCGAGCTTTCTTCCCGGCAAGGATTGAATGATCTGGGGCCGGAACCGCTGGAAATCAAGCCTGATGCTTTTATTGCTCTTTTTCGCTCTGCCAAACGAATGATAAAACCGGCGCTCCTCGACCAGACTTTTCTGGCCGGACTGGGGAATATCTACGCCGATGAAGCTCTCTATTTGGCCCGGATTCATCCCAAAAGAAGCACCGATTCTCTACCTAAAAAGAAACTCGAAGAACTCTACCGGGCAATACAACAAGTGCTCCGAAAAGCTATCAATAAGATGGGGACCTCGGTGGATACTTTCGCCGGGGTTGATGGGAAACCGGGGGGATTCCAGCATTATCTTAAAGCCTATGGCCGCGAGGGGGAGCCCTGTTTTCGGTGCGGCGCGGCGATAAGACGGCAGAAGATCGGCTCCCGGTCGGCCCATTACTGCCCCCGCTGCCAGCGCCTCAGATAA
- a CDS encoding DUF1858 domain-containing protein, giving the protein MIKITKEMTIGEIIEAVPQAGTVIQKYFHGGCFDCPGMKLETLEMGAMLHGHDVQTIIDELEQLAAQP; this is encoded by the coding sequence GTGATTAAGATTACTAAAGAGATGACAATCGGGGAGATTATCGAGGCGGTGCCTCAGGCCGGCACAGTCATACAAAAATATTTCCATGGCGGCTGTTTTGACTGCCCCGGGATGAAATTGGAAACGCTCGAAATGGGCGCCATGCTTCACGGTCATGATGTCCAGACTATCATTGATGAACTAGAGCAGCTGGCGGCCCAGCCGTAA
- the nifU gene encoding Fe-S cluster assembly scaffold protein NifU → MYSAKVIEHFQNPRNVGEIKDADGVGTVGNPSCGDIMAMYIKVENNIITDIKFKTFGCGAAIATSSITTEMVKGKTVDEAERLTRNDVAEALDGLPPIKMHCSNLATDALRAAIEDYRSRQDGKKQ, encoded by the coding sequence ATGTATTCAGCCAAGGTTATTGAGCATTTTCAAAATCCGCGCAATGTCGGCGAAATAAAAGATGCCGACGGCGTCGGTACCGTGGGTAATCCTTCATGCGGCGACATCATGGCGATGTATATCAAAGTTGAGAATAATATCATTACCGATATCAAATTCAAGACCTTCGGGTGCGGTGCGGCCATTGCGACCAGTTCCATTACTACCGAAATGGTGAAAGGGAAGACCGTTGATGAAGCCGAGAGGCTGACTCGCAATGATGTTGCCGAGGCGCTCGATGGTCTGCCGCCGATCAAAATGCACTGCTCCAACCTGGCTACCGATGCTCTCCGGGCGGCCATAGAGGATTACCGTTCCAGACAAGACGGGAAGAAGCAGTGA
- a CDS encoding biotin--[acetyl-CoA-carboxylase] ligase, protein MYTRNPELLADKALEKMRAHPGQTTDPLKLAKIFKVTREHIIGAVGLLRCWGYTIRADRHGHYAFVSAPDNFLSTEISYRLNTRLIGKKIYAYQSVQSTNAIASQLASAGVPEGTLVIAEHQTRGRGRLGREWYSPNKVGLYCSIILYPKIHPTQAPGISLLTAAALADTIASYDDIDVKIKWPNDILISGLKVAGILTELSAEIDRVEYVVVGVGVNVNQKRADFPDHLKDTATSIRIGAKENILRVEFLQKFLRNFEKEYAAFKKSGLQETRKKILKYSYLQDKEIKLKIGRKVISGIVIDIDRTGQLVIDTRDGIMAFNAGEVSTH, encoded by the coding sequence ATGTACACCCGTAATCCCGAATTGCTGGCCGACAAAGCCCTGGAAAAAATGCGCGCCCATCCGGGTCAGACGACCGATCCGCTGAAGCTGGCGAAAATCTTTAAAGTCACCCGCGAGCATATCATCGGCGCCGTGGGATTGCTGCGCTGTTGGGGCTACACCATCCGGGCCGACCGCCATGGACATTATGCCTTTGTTTCAGCGCCCGATAATTTCCTTTCCACCGAGATTTCCTATCGCCTGAATACCCGCCTTATCGGGAAAAAGATATATGCCTATCAGTCCGTGCAGTCGACCAACGCCATCGCCTCGCAACTGGCTTCCGCCGGGGTGCCGGAGGGAACTCTCGTAATCGCCGAACATCAGACCCGCGGACGCGGGCGTTTGGGTAGGGAATGGTACTCGCCGAATAAAGTCGGCCTCTATTGCTCCATAATTCTTTACCCCAAAATTCACCCAACCCAGGCCCCCGGGATATCTCTTCTGACTGCCGCCGCTCTGGCCGACACCATTGCTTCTTATGATGATATCGATGTCAAGATCAAATGGCCCAACGATATTCTCATTTCCGGCCTGAAAGTGGCCGGAATCTTGACCGAACTCTCCGCCGAAATTGATAGGGTGGAGTATGTTGTTGTCGGCGTAGGAGTTAATGTCAATCAAAAAAGAGCCGATTTCCCGGATCATTTGAAAGATACGGCCACTTCCATTAGAATCGGCGCCAAGGAGAATATCCTTCGGGTGGAATTCCTCCAGAAATTCCTGCGCAATTTTGAGAAGGAATATGCCGCATTCAAAAAATCGGGACTGCAGGAGACCAGAAAAAAAATACTCAAATATTCCTATCTGCAGGATAAAGAAATAAAGCTGAAAATCGGGCGTAAAGTCATATCAGGAATCGTAATAGATATTGACCGGACCGGCCAACTGGTAATAGATACCAGAGATGGGATCATGGCTTTTAATGCCGGAGAAGTCTCCACCCATTAA
- the nadC gene encoding carboxylating nicotinate-nucleotide diphosphorylase, whose product MSSFDQILLQQVELALMEDVGPGDITTLGCIEEKPAAAEIVAKSEGILAGLSIMEAVFRKLDGKIEVKSDKGDGLPFDHGDTIAEIRGNSRAIMTGERTALNFLGHLSGIATLTGKFVEKVSGTKAIILDTRKTTPGLRYLEKYAVACGGGENHRFGLFDMVLIKDNHIAACGSVAGAVEKVRKFLGSPEFKKKYVIDPSRVVLEVEVVSEAQLKEAVDSGIKRLLLDNQSLESLALLVKCARSLAGDLKLEASGNMNLDNVAAVAKTGVDYISIGALTHSATSADFSLRIVA is encoded by the coding sequence ATGAGTTCTTTTGACCAAATACTCCTCCAGCAAGTGGAACTGGCTCTCATGGAAGATGTCGGGCCGGGGGATATTACCACCCTCGGGTGCATTGAAGAGAAACCCGCCGCTGCGGAAATCGTCGCCAAATCAGAGGGGATTTTGGCAGGTCTGTCGATAATGGAGGCGGTTTTCAGGAAGCTGGATGGCAAAATTGAGGTCAAAAGCGATAAAGGGGACGGCCTGCCCTTTGACCACGGTGATACCATCGCTGAAATAAGAGGAAACAGCCGCGCAATTATGACCGGTGAGCGGACAGCCCTCAATTTCCTGGGACATCTCTCCGGTATCGCCACTCTGACCGGGAAATTCGTGGAAAAAGTAAGTGGGACCAAAGCCATCATCCTTGATACTCGCAAAACAACCCCCGGCCTGCGCTATCTGGAAAAGTATGCTGTCGCCTGTGGCGGGGGCGAGAATCATCGTTTCGGCCTTTTTGACATGGTGCTGATAAAGGACAATCATATTGCCGCCTGCGGCTCTGTAGCCGGGGCCGTAGAGAAGGTCCGAAAATTCCTGGGCTCGCCGGAATTCAAAAAGAAATATGTGATTGATCCTTCGCGAGTTGTGCTCGAAGTCGAGGTGGTCAGCGAAGCACAATTGAAAGAAGCGGTGGATTCCGGTATCAAGCGGCTTCTTCTGGATAATCAGTCACTCGAGAGCCTGGCCTTGCTGGTAAAATGCGCCCGCTCACTTGCCGGTGATTTGAAACTGGAAGCCTCGGGGAATATGAATCTTGATAATGTTGCGGCAGTGGCCAAAACAGGGGTCGATTATATCTCGATCGGCGCCCTGACCCATTCGGCCACATCAGCCGACTTCTCACTCAGGATTGTGGCTTAG